From Phragmites australis chromosome 5, lpPhrAust1.1, whole genome shotgun sequence, a single genomic window includes:
- the LOC133919439 gene encoding ubiquitin carboxyl-terminal hydrolase 3-like isoform X2: MGKRWTPLEANPDVMNQFMWGLGVPEGGAQFCDVYGLDDELLAMVPQPVLAVLFLYPLTSLDEKEEPGASGTSTAGGKDLNKKVYFTKQTVGNACGTVGVIHAVGNATSQIKLVEGSYFEKFYKQTADMDPVQRAAFLEEDDEMEDAHSVAASAGDTYANVDVNEHFICFSCVDGILYELDGRKSQPISHGPSSPDTLLQDAAKVIKARIAENPNSMNFNVMALSKN; encoded by the exons ATGGGGAAGCGGTGGACACCCCTGGAGGCCAACCCCGACGTCATGAACCAG TTCATGTGGGGACTGGGGGTCCCCGAGGGGGGTGCGCAGTTCTGCGACGTCTATGGCCTCGACGACGAGCTGCTCGCCATGGTGCCCCAGCCCGTGCTCGCCGTCCTCTTCCTCTACCCCCTCACCTCTCTG GACGAGAAGGAGGAACCCGGCGCTTCTGGCACATCGACCGCAGGAGGCAAG GATCTGAACAAGAAGGTATACTTTACAAAGCAGACTGTTGGCAATGCTTGTGGAACAGTTGGTGTAATTCATGCAGTAGGGAATGCCACATCTCAAATCAAACTAG TTGAGGGGTCTTATTTTGAGAAGTTTTATAAGCAAACAGCTGATATGGATCCTGTCCAG CGTGCTGCCTTTCTTGAGGAGGACGATGAAATGGAGGATGCTCATTCTGTTGCTGCATCAGCTGGTGACACTTAT GCCAATGTTGATGTGAATGAACATTTTATATGTTTCTCCTGTGTCGATG GCATACTTTATGAGCTTGATGGGCGTAAATCACAACCCATATCTCATGGCCCTTCATCACCTGATACCTTGTTGCAG GATGCTGCAAAAGTCATCAAAGCCAGAATTGCAGAGAACCCTAACTCAATGAACTTCAATGTCATGGCTCTTTCAAAGAACTGA
- the LOC133919439 gene encoding ubiquitin carboxyl-terminal hydrolase 3-like isoform X1, with protein MGKRWTPLEANPDVMNQFMWGLGVPEGGAQFCDVYGLDDELLAMVPQPVLAVLFLYPLTSLDEKEEPGASGTSTAGGKNFMMQDLNKKVYFTKQTVGNACGTVGVIHAVGNATSQIKLVEGSYFEKFYKQTADMDPVQRAAFLEEDDEMEDAHSVAASAGDTYANVDVNEHFICFSCVDGILYELDGRKSQPISHGPSSPDTLLQDAAKVIKARIAENPNSMNFNVMALSKN; from the exons ATGGGGAAGCGGTGGACACCCCTGGAGGCCAACCCCGACGTCATGAACCAG TTCATGTGGGGACTGGGGGTCCCCGAGGGGGGTGCGCAGTTCTGCGACGTCTATGGCCTCGACGACGAGCTGCTCGCCATGGTGCCCCAGCCCGTGCTCGCCGTCCTCTTCCTCTACCCCCTCACCTCTCTG GACGAGAAGGAGGAACCCGGCGCTTCTGGCACATCGACCGCAGGAGGCAAG AACTTCATGATGCAGGATCTGAACAAGAAGGTATACTTTACAAAGCAGACTGTTGGCAATGCTTGTGGAACAGTTGGTGTAATTCATGCAGTAGGGAATGCCACATCTCAAATCAAACTAG TTGAGGGGTCTTATTTTGAGAAGTTTTATAAGCAAACAGCTGATATGGATCCTGTCCAG CGTGCTGCCTTTCTTGAGGAGGACGATGAAATGGAGGATGCTCATTCTGTTGCTGCATCAGCTGGTGACACTTAT GCCAATGTTGATGTGAATGAACATTTTATATGTTTCTCCTGTGTCGATG GCATACTTTATGAGCTTGATGGGCGTAAATCACAACCCATATCTCATGGCCCTTCATCACCTGATACCTTGTTGCAG GATGCTGCAAAAGTCATCAAAGCCAGAATTGCAGAGAACCCTAACTCAATGAACTTCAATGTCATGGCTCTTTCAAAGAACTGA
- the LOC133919438 gene encoding protein ROLLING AND ERECT LEAF 2-like, which yields MGAASSRGGDAARAAAREHTKRCRERRRLAREAVRLRRHLAASHAAYLRSLSVVASTLTRFAVGEAPIPVSDHTPPAVIVHRPVSPSSPPPLLRSIERQREEDGIFDVGAAAMRAEGVGEGDQELKMVVKHRSLAEVAAGLEEYFVKASAAGDAVSSLLETSSDELKGGSHSFLGALCCLSAPSVTHERVDSMNGGQRHSSTLQQLLAWEKKLCKDVKARERLQIRHDKKLAELRDQEYSRKIDVDIQKLKAAWERARAQLAAASQAVDASSSAIAELRDTHLALQLLRLCHATIDMWRAMRQHHGAQSLIAQQLRGLSSRTSMEPTTEIQHEATRALEAAMNVWYATMGHMAKHQRDYVHAIHGWLKLTLTPVKGVEASPVAAELTALVDRWGKVLDRVHCADVLKSIKNFATAARTLYALQSDELRVARRVRQYSRELDRKSRMLRQVEKSYYDSFAPAGISLLRWGRPWREDHMQARVAHEVAQRRDEIASCRKMVEDEMRRHAKAIDATRLATVSSVQGKLPAVFQAMAAFSVSFAHALEAACRAPQNTHTVAH from the exons ATGGGCGCCGCTTCGTCACGAGGAGGGGACGCGGCCCGTGCGGCCGCGCGCGAGCACACGAAGCGGTGCCGGGAGCGCCGGCGGCTCGCGAGGGAGGCCGTGCGGCTGCGCCGGCACCTCGCGGCCTCGCACGCCGCGTACCTCAGGTCGCTCAGCGTCGTTGCGTCGACCCTCACGCGCTTCGCGGTCGGCGAGGCGCCGATCCCCGTGTCCGACCACACCCCGCCCGCCGTGATCGTGCACCGCCCGGTTTCCCcctcatcgccgccgccgctcctacGCTCCATCGAGCGACAGCGCGAGGAGGACGGTATTTTTGACGTCGGCGCGGCGGCCATGCGAGCAGAAGGTGTGGGCGAGGGCGACCAGGAGctgaagatggtggtgaagcACCGCAGTCTCGCGGAGGTCGCGGCGGGATTGGAGGAGTACTTCGTCAAGGCAAGCGCCGCCGGCGACGCTGTGTCGAGCCTACTCGAGACCAGCAGCGACGAGCTCAAAG GAGGCTCGCACAGCTTCTTGGGCGCGCTCTGCTGCTTGTCGGCGCCATCGGTTACGCACGAACGCGTCGACAGCATGAACGGCGGGCAGAGGCACAGCTCCACCTTGCAGCAGCTCCTGGCATGGGAGAAGAAGCTGTGCAAGGATGTCAAG GCGAGAGAGCGGCTGCAAATCAGGCACGACAAGAAGCTCGCGGAGCTGCGGGACCAGGAGTACAGCAGGAAGATCGACGTCGACATCCAGAAGCTCAAGGCCGCGTGGGAGAGGGCGCGCGCGCAGCTCGCGGCCGCCTCCCAGGCCGTGGACGCGAGCTCGTCCGCCATCGCCGAGCTCCGCGACACCCACCTCGCGCTCCAGCTGCTCAGGCTCTGCCACGCCACGATCGACATGTGGAGGGCGATGCGCCAGCACCACGGGGCGCAGAGCCTGATCGCGCAGCAGCTGCGTGGGCTGAGCAGCCGCACGTCCATGGAGCCGACGACGGAGATCCAACACGAGGCCACGAGGGCGCTCGAGGCCGCCATGAATGTTTGGTACGCGACGATGGGCCACATGGCCAAGCACCAGCGCGACTACGTCCACGCCATTCACGGCTGGCTCAAGCTGACGCTGACGCCGGTCAAAGGCGTCGAGGCCTCCCCCGTGGCCGCCGAGCTCACCGCCTTGGTCGACAGGTGGGGAAAGGTGCTCGACCGCGTGCACTGCGCCGACGTGCTGAAATCGATCAAGAACTTCGCCACCGCGGCACGCACGCTGTACGCGCTCCAGAGCGACGAGCTGCGGGTGGCGCGGCGCGTGAGGCAGTACTCCAGGGAGCTCGACCGCAAGTCCCGGATGCTGCGCCAGGTCGAGAAGAGCTACTACGACTCTTTCGCGCCCGCGGGCATCTCGCTGTTGCGCTGGGGGAGGCCTTGGAGGGAGGACCACATGCAGGCGCGCGTCGCGCACGAGGTGGCGCAACGGAGGGATGAGATCGCTTCCTGCCGGAAGATGGTGGAGGACGAGATGCGGAGGCACGCTAAGGCCATCGACGCGACGAGGTTAGCGACGGTCAGCAGCGTGCAGGGGAAGTTGCCCGCCGTGTTCCAGGCGATGGCCGCGTTCTCGGTGTCGTTTGCGCATGCGCTGGAGGCTGCGTGCAGGGCGCCGCAAAATACCCACACAGTAGCTCACTAG